The following are from one region of the Desulfonatronum thiosulfatophilum genome:
- a CDS encoding prepilin-type N-terminal cleavage/methylation domain-containing protein — translation MKENRLLLKHRSSKGFTLLEVVVVLILLGILAAVAIARVGNHGADERAAADKLKVHLRYAQGMAMNSDISWGVSGDGTSYFLFDDVNDPEGNKRFFPGEDAVDVDNSHASFYVHFDSWGRPNDISSAITTPMSISLNTQTITITPETGFIP, via the coding sequence GTGAAAGAAAACCGTTTACTGCTTAAACACCGCTCCTCCAAAGGCTTCACCTTGCTTGAAGTCGTTGTTGTGCTCATCCTGCTGGGCATCCTGGCGGCTGTAGCTATTGCTCGGGTCGGTAACCATGGGGCGGATGAGCGCGCTGCTGCGGACAAACTCAAGGTGCATTTGCGGTATGCACAAGGGATGGCCATGAATTCGGATATTTCATGGGGAGTCAGTGGAGATGGCACATCCTATTTTCTATTTGACGACGTCAATGATCCTGAAGGCAATAAACGGTTCTTTCCAGGCGAGGATGCTGTAGATGTTGATAATTCACACGCATCTTTTTACGTTCACTTTGATAGTTGGGGCAGACCGAATGACATAAGTTCTGCAATAACAACGCCTATGTCAATATCATTAAATACTCAGACAATTACCATAACACCTGAAACGGGGTTTATACCATGA
- a CDS encoding RNA polymerase sigma factor, with amino-acid sequence MEDKVAKALVREVLQGQTPCFAELVKGFESPVYNLALRMTGSPADAADLSQETFVRAWLHLDKYDLERKFFTWLYTLSLNLIRNHLAKTGRAVLSGQPHPDRELVEEARNANPAQSLAAKQDGLKVQDMLQRLPLEQREALLLRFFQDVSFKDMAVILGVTTSAAKMRVRRGLETMRRMGDE; translated from the coding sequence ATGGAGGACAAGGTCGCCAAAGCCCTGGTCCGGGAGGTGCTGCAGGGACAAACGCCTTGCTTTGCCGAGCTGGTCAAGGGATTTGAATCCCCGGTGTACAATCTGGCTTTGCGCATGACCGGTTCACCGGCCGACGCCGCGGACCTGTCTCAGGAAACCTTTGTCCGGGCCTGGCTGCACCTGGACAAGTACGACCTGGAGCGCAAGTTTTTCACCTGGCTGTACACCCTCTCCCTGAACCTGATCCGCAACCACCTGGCAAAAACTGGCCGCGCCGTGCTCAGCGGGCAGCCCCATCCAGACCGGGAACTCGTCGAGGAAGCGCGTAATGCCAACCCGGCCCAGTCCCTGGCCGCAAAGCAGGACGGCCTCAAGGTTCAGGACATGTTGCAACGCCTGCCCCTGGAACAACGCGAGGCCTTGTTGCTGCGCTTCTTCCAGGACGTTTCCTTCAAGGACATGGCCGTGATTCTGGGCGTGACCACGAGCGCGGCCAAGATGCGGGTCAGACGGGGGTTGGAGACGATGCGGCGGATGGGTGATGAGTGA
- a CDS encoding prepilin-type N-terminal cleavage/methylation domain-containing protein — translation MKMIHPQKGFTLIEVIITIVITALMGVVVFTYMGNVLTRSHLPLTEVRNLSETVGVAERIVNSYENYVKDEIDWNDFKVVLATYDGVQWVPIDNIGTDFEDATFEILNVTVIRNNQHVSLLFTER, via the coding sequence ATGAAAATGATACATCCTCAGAAAGGTTTCACCTTGATCGAGGTGATCATCACCATTGTTATCACCGCTCTGATGGGAGTGGTTGTTTTTACATACATGGGCAACGTATTAACGAGAAGTCATCTGCCTCTGACTGAGGTTAGAAATTTAAGCGAGACGGTAGGGGTAGCGGAGCGTATTGTCAATTCCTACGAGAATTATGTGAAAGATGAGATTGACTGGAATGATTTCAAAGTCGTTTTGGCTACCTACGATGGTGTTCAATGGGTGCCCATTGATAATATAGGAACCGACTTTGAAGATGCCACATTCGAAATCTTGAATGTGACCGTGATTAGAAATAATCAACATGTCTCATTGCTTTTTACGGAAAGGTAA
- a CDS encoding AAA family ATPase, giving the protein MEYYSILNFDREPFSNSPDPRFFFHSRQHHECLNKIEISIRLKRGLCVILGEVGTGKSTLCRELIRRLAEDDMISTHLIMDPLYASDSRFLSAVSEAVTGIDAGDADEWTLKERIKHHLFQEGVEKGRTVTLIIDEGQKIRETSLEFLREFLNYETNDHKLVQIVIFAQSEFADMVNKFPNFADRVNLTYRLGPLSLRDTARMIRSRLALSGGQAKSAELFTPLALWAIHRATKGYPRRIIHLCHHCLLTMIIQNKTRVGARIVAFCVRHHREGRLSAPPRRLFAGLAAILLAVAVAIPTYHWVVRGPASNPDTVAALTLPVVEGEPATAGQKNEKLRALETFRPVPAQIEAATDENQVALSHKEESAPDDFLEETPAGEVFAPEDEGGTTQSTAQEPALNPDQGMFQKDGLLGVVTVLPGETISSLMQRIYGAFTLAAMERVLRANPQVGHPDTILRGDRLHFPAIPAPVSQQTGTWHWVQIAETETLQSAVTLLRGYPTGAPPALLVPFSTNREYKFRIVLGQPVRSRDEAVRLQSLVPRDRGYETLVFNQWPQDAVFYADPYR; this is encoded by the coding sequence ATGGAATACTACAGCATCCTCAATTTCGACCGGGAACCTTTTTCCAATTCCCCTGATCCGCGGTTTTTCTTTCATTCCAGGCAGCACCACGAGTGCCTGAACAAGATAGAAATCTCCATCCGCCTGAAGCGCGGTCTGTGCGTCATTCTCGGAGAGGTAGGCACGGGCAAGTCCACGTTGTGCCGGGAGCTGATCCGCAGGCTCGCGGAGGACGACATGATCAGCACCCACCTGATCATGGACCCGCTGTACGCCAGCGACTCCCGGTTTCTCTCGGCGGTTTCCGAGGCCGTCACGGGCATCGATGCCGGCGATGCGGACGAGTGGACTCTCAAGGAACGGATCAAACACCATCTGTTTCAGGAGGGCGTGGAAAAAGGCCGCACCGTGACCCTGATCATCGACGAAGGCCAGAAGATCAGGGAAACCAGCCTGGAATTTCTGCGGGAATTTCTGAACTACGAGACCAACGACCACAAGCTGGTGCAGATCGTCATCTTCGCGCAGTCTGAATTCGCCGATATGGTCAATAAATTTCCAAATTTCGCGGATCGTGTAAACCTGACCTACCGCCTTGGTCCGTTGAGTCTCAGGGACACCGCGCGCATGATCCGCTCCAGGCTGGCGTTGTCCGGCGGCCAGGCCAAGTCGGCCGAGCTTTTCACTCCACTGGCCCTTTGGGCCATTCATCGAGCCACTAAGGGATATCCACGACGGATCATCCACCTGTGCCATCATTGTCTGCTGACCATGATCATCCAGAACAAGACCAGGGTTGGCGCCAGAATAGTGGCCTTCTGCGTTCGGCACCACAGGGAAGGCCGACTTTCCGCGCCCCCACGGCGCTTGTTCGCGGGACTGGCCGCAATCCTGCTGGCCGTGGCCGTGGCGATCCCGACATACCACTGGGTTGTCAGGGGGCCGGCGAGCAATCCGGACACGGTTGCCGCGCTTACGCTTCCCGTGGTCGAAGGCGAGCCCGCCACGGCCGGGCAAAAGAACGAAAAGCTCCGTGCCTTGGAGACGTTCAGGCCTGTTCCGGCCCAGATAGAGGCGGCAACTGATGAGAATCAGGTCGCGTTGTCTCATAAAGAGGAAAGCGCTCCGGACGATTTTCTCGAGGAAACGCCGGCGGGTGAAGTATTTGCCCCGGAGGATGAAGGGGGTACGACGCAAAGCACGGCTCAAGAGCCCGCTCTGAACCCGGACCAGGGCATGTTCCAGAAAGATGGCTTGCTGGGAGTCGTCACGGTGTTGCCCGGGGAAACCATAAGCAGCCTGATGCAACGCATCTATGGGGCCTTCACCCTGGCCGCCATGGAGCGGGTTTTGCGGGCCAATCCGCAGGTGGGGCACCCGGACACCATTCTCAGGGGCGATAGGCTGCACTTTCCGGCCATCCCCGCCCCCGTGAGTCAGCAGACCGGAACGTGGCATTGGGTTCAGATCGCGGAAACCGAAACCCTGCAATCCGCGGTCACGCTGCTGCGCGGATATCCGACCGGCGCTCCCCCGGCTCTACTGGTCCCGTTTTCCACCAACCGGGAATACAAATTCCGGATCGTCCTCGGACAGCCGGTCCGGAGCAGAGACGAGGCCGTCCGCCTTCAGAGCCTCGTACCCCGGGATCGGGGATACGAAACCCTGGTCTTTAATCAATGGCCGCAAGACGCGGTGTTCTACGCTGATCCGTATAGATGA